From one candidate division KSB1 bacterium genomic stretch:
- a CDS encoding metallophosphoesterase, whose protein sequence is MPSSSLSIIIRQVLLNGFYLLLQFAIYRVWRSQFGDTAFRRQVILAALIAINLPWLYAVIRIAIFKSVPHSYALLVTVMGWFFISVIYLIYFGLLRSGYGLWEAVKPLSLTSTAGAAAAMTRRAFLQKATLGFGAVALISTARGLWMARGTPRHERVTIYLPDLPEAFDGIRLVQLSDFHSGPYMSREQMLSVRRQIEELKPDLYFFTGDFVDAFAEQMPPFVEAFENLRAPLGVFTVLGNHDYFADIQTVEAGLAAAKLSLLRNTNHVLEHRGNRFAIVGVDDLWASRRKGRGPDIAAAVNDLPANVFKICLSHQPNYWPEIKKHNIALTLCGHTHGGQFGIMGTQISLARLASPYVAGLYKEDGMQLYVNRGLGVFGIPVRIGMPPEITEVTLRRG, encoded by the coding sequence ATGCCGAGTAGCTCTCTCTCCATCATCATTCGCCAGGTGTTGCTGAATGGTTTTTATTTGTTGTTGCAGTTTGCCATCTATCGCGTCTGGCGCAGTCAATTCGGCGACACCGCGTTTCGCCGCCAGGTGATTCTCGCGGCGCTGATCGCCATCAACCTGCCATGGCTTTATGCGGTGATTCGCATCGCCATTTTCAAAAGCGTTCCGCACAGTTACGCGCTTTTGGTGACAGTGATGGGATGGTTTTTTATTTCCGTCATTTATCTGATTTATTTCGGGCTGCTGCGGTCGGGATATGGCTTGTGGGAAGCCGTCAAGCCGCTGAGCTTGACTTCCACCGCCGGCGCAGCCGCGGCAATGACACGCCGGGCTTTTCTGCAAAAGGCCACGCTTGGCTTCGGCGCGGTCGCCCTGATTTCGACCGCGCGCGGGCTGTGGATGGCGCGCGGCACACCGCGCCACGAACGGGTGACGATTTATTTGCCGGACTTGCCCGAAGCTTTTGACGGCATCCGCCTTGTCCAGCTTTCAGATTTTCATTCCGGGCCGTACATGTCGCGCGAGCAAATGTTGAGCGTGCGCCGGCAGATCGAAGAGCTGAAGCCCGATCTTTATTTTTTCACCGGCGATTTCGTCGATGCTTTTGCCGAGCAAATGCCGCCCTTTGTCGAAGCTTTTGAAAATTTGCGCGCGCCGCTTGGCGTGTTTACGGTGTTGGGCAATCACGATTATTTTGCCGACATCCAAACCGTCGAGGCCGGTCTGGCAGCGGCGAAGTTGTCTTTATTGCGCAATACCAATCACGTTTTGGAACATCGCGGCAACCGATTCGCGATTGTCGGCGTCGATGATTTGTGGGCGAGCCGGCGCAAAGGCCGCGGACCGGACATTGCCGCAGCGGTGAACGATTTGCCCGCAAACGTTTTTAAAATTTGCTTGAGCCACCAACCCAATTATTGGCCGGAAATCAAAAAACACAATATCGCCTTGACGCTTTGCGGCCACACGCACGGCGGACAGTTCGGTATCATGGGCACGCAAATCAGCCTGGCGCGCCTCGCCAGTCCTTACGTGGCGGGACTTTACAAAGAAGATGGGATGCAGCTCTACGTCAATCGCGGCCTCGGCGTGTTCGGCATTCCGGTTCGTATCGGCATGCCGCCGGAGATCACGGAGGTGACGTTGCGAAGAGGATGA
- a CDS encoding molybdopterin molybdotransferase MoeA, giving the protein MITVRQALETALQQTKRLPVETLALLESVGRVLAEDVISDIDMPPFARSTMDGYALCSEDIRHAPQRLRVVGVIPAGAYPNFSLQPMQAAKIMTGAPLPVGADAVQMVEKTRPLQDDAAVEILESVSPGHNVSPLGSEARRGDVVLPAGAFISPGVIGLLAAVGKNSVAVYRAPSVGILATGDELVDITAKPGLGQIRNSNSFTLYAQVKQAGGKPHLLGVAKDTRVNLRQKIAEGLQFDLFLATGGVSMGDLDLVEEVFAEFGLEIFFDKIAMKPGKPVMLARSARGGLVFGLPGNPVSATTVFEVLVRPVMRKMMGFPIYQNHMVLASLTEPFVNRSGREHYAPSVTWYEEKRFLVRPLKSKGSGDVVTYAKSNSYLICPIERTDFSPNENVVVMLRPDFFYG; this is encoded by the coding sequence ATGATTACCGTCCGCCAGGCTTTGGAAACTGCCCTGCAGCAAACCAAGCGTCTTCCGGTTGAAACGCTGGCATTACTGGAAAGCGTCGGCAGGGTGTTGGCCGAAGATGTCATTTCCGACATTGACATGCCGCCGTTTGCGCGCAGCACGATGGATGGCTATGCTCTGTGCAGTGAAGATATTCGCCACGCACCGCAACGGCTGCGAGTTGTTGGCGTGATTCCGGCGGGAGCTTATCCGAACTTTTCTCTGCAGCCGATGCAAGCCGCTAAAATCATGACCGGCGCGCCCTTGCCGGTTGGCGCGGATGCGGTGCAAATGGTCGAAAAAACCAGGCCGCTTCAAGATGACGCTGCGGTTGAAATTTTGGAATCCGTCTCGCCCGGCCATAATGTTTCACCGCTTGGCAGCGAGGCCCGGCGAGGGGATGTCGTTTTGCCGGCAGGCGCTTTTATTTCACCCGGTGTGATCGGTTTGCTGGCGGCGGTGGGCAAAAACTCGGTTGCGGTTTATCGGGCGCCCTCCGTCGGCATTTTGGCAACCGGTGATGAACTGGTCGACATCACGGCGAAACCCGGGCTTGGACAAATTCGCAACAGCAACAGTTTTACTTTATATGCGCAAGTCAAGCAGGCGGGAGGCAAGCCACACCTTCTGGGCGTTGCCAAAGACACCAGGGTGAATTTACGCCAGAAGATTGCGGAAGGTTTGCAGTTTGATTTGTTTTTGGCAACCGGCGGCGTTTCGATGGGCGATCTCGATCTCGTCGAAGAGGTGTTTGCCGAATTCGGCCTTGAAATTTTTTTCGATAAAATTGCGATGAAACCCGGCAAACCGGTAATGCTGGCGCGCTCGGCGCGTGGCGGGCTGGTTTTCGGCTTGCCTGGCAACCCCGTTTCCGCAACGACTGTTTTCGAGGTTTTAGTCCGCCCGGTGATGCGCAAGATGATGGGTTTCCCGATCTATCAAAATCACATGGTGCTCGCTTCGCTCACCGAACCGTTTGTCAATCGCTCCGGCCGCGAGCATTATGCGCCGTCCGTGACGTGGTACGAAGAAAAGCGTTTTCTGGTGCGCCCGCTCAAATCCAAAGGCAGCGGGGATGTGGTCACGTATGCCAAAAGCAATTCCTACCTCATTTGCCCGATCGAGCGCACGGACTTTTCGCCAAACGAAAACGTTGTGGTCATGTTGCGGCCGGATTTTTTTTATGGATGA
- a CDS encoding SPOR domain-containing protein, which translates to MHRNVIFVAVIELFLSLAVFGQISEEEILTLLERHELAITRERINQTYRQYPNSAVAAYFHAMLEQDGETASKYFQDIASRFPGTVYAERALFRLGQYHFAQGTYNRARQYFLSLIEQYPKSILLPQANYYAAKSLVIIGMPTGVELSQAREELSRCVEKYPGTWVAKFAAEDLAKLPSLTAAPKQKPSEPPPPTPKKLKGIYTVDIGAFDSREKAAREQAVFSKAGYPTEISEERRGRKIFYKVLVGDFTDRSQARKFSDDLQRKYKVKSHVVKR; encoded by the coding sequence ATGCACCGCAACGTTATTTTTGTTGCCGTCATCGAACTGTTTCTGTCCCTCGCCGTCTTCGGCCAAATTTCCGAAGAAGAGATTCTCACCCTCCTCGAACGCCATGAACTCGCGATCACGCGGGAGCGTATTAACCAAACCTATCGTCAATATCCCAATTCCGCCGTCGCGGCGTATTTTCACGCGATGCTCGAACAAGACGGCGAAACGGCAAGTAAATATTTTCAAGACATCGCCTCGCGTTTTCCCGGGACGGTTTACGCCGAGCGGGCGTTGTTTCGATTGGGGCAATATCACTTCGCACAAGGCACCTACAATCGCGCTCGGCAATACTTTCTGAGTTTGATCGAACAGTATCCCAAATCGATTTTATTGCCGCAGGCGAATTATTATGCGGCGAAATCTTTGGTCATTATCGGAATGCCGACGGGCGTTGAATTGTCGCAAGCGCGCGAGGAATTGTCGCGCTGCGTGGAAAAATACCCTGGCACTTGGGTGGCGAAATTCGCCGCGGAAGATTTGGCCAAATTGCCATCGCTCACAGCCGCGCCCAAACAAAAACCTTCCGAGCCGCCTCCACCAACGCCCAAAAAACTCAAAGGCATTTATACGGTTGACATTGGCGCATTTGACAGCCGCGAAAAAGCTGCGCGTGAGCAGGCTGTTTTTTCAAAGGCGGGTTATCCGACGGAGATCAGCGAAGAGCGCCGGGGGCGGAAAATATTTTATAAAGTTTTGGTGGGAGATTTTACCGACCGCAGTCAAGCCCGCAAGTTTTCCGACGATTTGCAACGAAAATACAAAGTCAAGAGTCATGTAGTGAAAAGGTAG
- a CDS encoding aromatic ring-hydroxylating dioxygenase subunit alpha gives MPFSETQLKPTTKGHTSVAYITDDWYVVCESRQLRGKPLAVTLLNTPLVVFRDNAGKAGALLDRCPHRNVPLSLGAVKGDNLECAYHGWQFDRKGICQAVPGLPGKQKSTGRRVPAFAVREQDGFIWVYATPDVEPAREPFRFPLIGERGYTTVRHIVEAESSIHAAAENALDVPHTAYLHGGLFRKASGKRNEIEVVIRRWQDRVEAEYIGEPRPAGLAGRLLAPGGGVVTHFDRFILPSIVQVEYRLGAKSHLCISSALTPVADFYTRLFAVISFRLPIPGWLVALFLRPLALRIFQQDAGMLKRQTETIQQFGGEQYMSTEIDVLGPQIYRLLKQAGRGKRETQAEPFTRSIRMLV, from the coding sequence ATGCCTTTCTCCGAAACCCAACTGAAGCCGACAACTAAGGGCCACACTTCGGTGGCGTATATCACCGACGATTGGTACGTGGTCTGTGAATCGCGGCAATTGCGCGGCAAGCCCCTCGCCGTAACTTTGCTCAACACCCCGCTGGTGGTTTTTCGTGACAATGCCGGAAAAGCCGGGGCGTTGTTGGATCGCTGCCCGCACCGCAACGTTCCGCTTTCGCTTGGCGCGGTGAAGGGCGATAATCTCGAATGTGCTTATCACGGCTGGCAGTTTGACCGAAAGGGAATATGTCAAGCGGTGCCGGGACTCCCTGGCAAACAGAAATCAACGGGCCGTCGTGTCCCCGCTTTTGCTGTGCGAGAGCAGGATGGTTTTATTTGGGTCTATGCGACGCCGGATGTTGAGCCGGCACGCGAGCCTTTCCGCTTTCCGCTGATTGGCGAGCGAGGTTATACCACCGTCCGTCACATCGTCGAAGCGGAAAGTTCCATTCACGCCGCCGCGGAAAATGCGCTGGACGTGCCGCACACCGCCTATTTGCACGGCGGGCTCTTTCGCAAAGCCAGCGGCAAGCGCAACGAGATCGAGGTGGTGATTCGCCGCTGGCAAGATCGTGTTGAAGCAGAATATATTGGCGAGCCGCGCCCGGCGGGGCTGGCCGGACGGCTTCTCGCGCCCGGCGGCGGCGTGGTGACACACTTTGACCGGTTTATTTTGCCTTCCATTGTTCAGGTGGAATATCGTCTGGGCGCAAAGAGCCACCTCTGCATTTCCTCCGCGCTCACGCCGGTTGCTGATTTTTACACGCGGCTCTTCGCGGTGATCAGCTTTCGCTTGCCGATTCCCGGCTGGCTGGTGGCGCTTTTTCTGCGGCCTCTGGCGCTGCGCATTTTTCAGCAGGATGCCGGCATGTTGAAACGCCAGACGGAAACGATTCAGCAATTCGGCGGCGAGCAGTACATGTCGACTGAGATCGACGTGCTTGGCCCGCAAATCTACCGCTTGCTCAAACAAGCCGGGCGCGGGAAACGAGAGACGCAGGCTGAGCCGTTCACGCGATCGATTCGGATGCTCGTCTGA
- a CDS encoding 1-acyl-sn-glycerol-3-phosphate acyltransferase, which translates to MFRMGFFLLFRIQVQGREHIPRHGKLLLAANHVSAYDPFVIGALVPRGLYFLAKKELFQNPVVGVILRVVLHAVPVDRRDIGHTTVRHINHLLENGEAILLFPEGTRSRSGQIGAGKSGVGMIAAANQADILPVRVEGLFGKRASLWRRPRIKVIFGSIISVAPFLKNGTATKEIYRQIASTVVDRIRVMGTALAA; encoded by the coding sequence ATGTTTCGAATGGGCTTTTTCCTGCTGTTTCGCATTCAAGTGCAGGGGCGAGAGCACATTCCGCGGCACGGTAAATTGCTGCTGGCCGCCAATCACGTTTCGGCCTACGATCCGTTCGTGATCGGCGCATTGGTGCCGCGCGGGCTTTATTTTTTGGCCAAAAAAGAGTTGTTTCAAAACCCTGTTGTCGGAGTGATTTTGCGCGTCGTGCTTCACGCCGTTCCGGTTGACCGCCGCGACATTGGCCACACGACGGTTCGCCACATCAATCACTTGTTGGAAAACGGCGAAGCCATTCTGCTTTTTCCCGAAGGCACGCGCAGCCGCTCCGGTCAAATCGGCGCGGGCAAATCCGGCGTCGGCATGATCGCCGCCGCCAACCAAGCGGACATTCTGCCGGTGCGTGTCGAAGGCTTGTTTGGCAAACGCGCCTCCTTATGGCGCCGGCCGCGGATTAAAGTGATTTTCGGCTCGATCATTTCCGTTGCCCCGTTTTTGAAAAACGGCACGGCCACCAAGGAAATCTACCGGCAAATCGCCAGCACGGTGGTGGATCGTATTCGTGTGATGGGAACGGCGCTGGCGGCCTGA
- the rpsA gene encoding 30S ribosomal protein S1 encodes MGHSPQRGGDALAKKTSLTNGKLGALKIVSKDELQEEREYSDEDLSNFQRLYEDTLAEFIEGQLVTGKISAINEKEVAVDIGFKSEGVIPLDEFLDPKVIKVGDDIEVFLDNVEDKDGQLVLSKKKADFMRVWERVLRAHATGEIIQGRCTRRIKGGIVVDLMGIDAFLPGSQIDVKPIRDFDQFIGKIMDFKVVKVNELRKNIVVSHRVLVEEQMSEQRQRILANLAKGQVLDGTVKNITDFGVFIDLGGVDGLLHINDLSWGRVNHPSETVQLDQKLKVMVLDFNEAKDRISLGLKQLQPHPWIEVDKKYPVDSVVRGKVVSISDYGAFVELERGVEGLIHISEMSWTQHIRHPSKILSVGEMVEAKVLSIDLEERKISLGLKQLEPDPWDGIELKYPVGSRQKGIVRNLTNFGAFVELEEGIDGLIHISDLSWTKKIRHPGEVVKKGDEIEIIVLNVDKGNRRISLGYKQTKDNPWDEFEGAYGVHTKTKGKILRMIDKGVIVELPALVDGFVPLSHLAKTNLAKPADGYAVGDELDLVVIEFNKDNKKIILSEKLAKEPHGEGGKRKRGRGKAAEAGATEAKLTPEELAAADEILSDTTSAVMETPEKMPAPEFTVAEPDPQA; translated from the coding sequence GTGGGTCATAGCCCCCAGAGAGGAGGTGATGCACTCGCAAAAAAAACCAGTCTGACAAACGGCAAGCTGGGCGCCTTGAAAATCGTGAGCAAGGACGAGCTTCAAGAAGAGCGTGAGTACTCCGACGAAGACTTGTCGAACTTTCAGCGACTCTACGAAGACACGCTCGCGGAATTTATCGAAGGCCAATTGGTCACCGGCAAAATTTCGGCGATCAACGAGAAAGAAGTCGCGGTTGATATTGGCTTCAAGAGCGAGGGCGTGATTCCGCTCGATGAGTTTCTCGATCCCAAAGTCATTAAAGTCGGCGACGACATCGAAGTTTTTCTCGACAATGTCGAGGACAAGGATGGCCAGTTGGTGCTTTCCAAAAAGAAGGCTGATTTCATGCGCGTGTGGGAGCGCGTTTTGAGGGCGCACGCCACCGGCGAGATCATTCAAGGCCGCTGCACCCGCCGCATCAAAGGCGGCATCGTCGTGGATTTGATGGGCATCGATGCATTTTTGCCGGGCTCGCAAATCGATGTCAAGCCGATTCGTGATTTTGATCAGTTCATCGGCAAGATCATGGATTTCAAAGTTGTCAAAGTCAACGAACTGCGCAAAAACATCGTGGTCTCGCATCGCGTGCTCGTCGAAGAGCAGATGTCCGAACAGCGCCAGCGCATTCTCGCCAATCTCGCCAAGGGCCAGGTGCTCGACGGCACAGTTAAGAACATCACCGACTTCGGCGTGTTCATCGATCTCGGCGGCGTTGACGGGCTTTTGCACATCAACGATTTATCGTGGGGACGCGTCAATCATCCCTCCGAAACGGTTCAGCTCGATCAGAAGCTGAAAGTGATGGTGTTGGATTTCAACGAGGCCAAAGACCGGATTTCGCTCGGCTTGAAGCAGTTGCAGCCGCATCCGTGGATCGAAGTTGACAAGAAATATCCGGTCGACTCCGTGGTGCGCGGCAAAGTCGTCAGCATATCCGATTACGGCGCCTTCGTGGAATTGGAGCGCGGCGTTGAAGGTCTCATTCATATCTCCGAGATGAGCTGGACGCAGCATATCCGCCACCCCAGCAAAATTCTCTCGGTCGGCGAAATGGTCGAGGCCAAGGTGCTCAGTATTGATTTGGAAGAACGAAAAATCTCGCTCGGCCTCAAGCAGCTCGAGCCTGATCCGTGGGACGGCATCGAGTTGAAATATCCGGTCGGCTCGCGCCAAAAGGGCATCGTGCGCAACCTGACCAATTTTGGCGCCTTCGTCGAATTGGAAGAGGGCATCGACGGCTTGATTCACATCTCCGATCTTTCATGGACGAAAAAGATTCGCCATCCCGGCGAGGTGGTGAAGAAGGGCGACGAAATCGAAATCATCGTGCTCAACGTCGACAAGGGCAACCGTCGCATTTCGCTTGGATACAAACAAACGAAGGACAATCCGTGGGATGAGTTTGAAGGCGCGTATGGCGTGCATACCAAAACCAAAGGCAAGATTCTGCGCATGATCGACAAGGGCGTGATCGTCGAATTGCCGGCGCTGGTCGATGGTTTTGTGCCGTTGTCACATCTCGCCAAAACCAATCTCGCGAAGCCCGCGGACGGTTACGCCGTCGGCGACGAGCTTGATTTGGTCGTCATCGAGTTCAACAAGGACAACAAGAAAATCATTTTGTCGGAGAAATTGGCCAAGGAGCCGCACGGCGAAGGCGGAAAAAGGAAGCGAGGTCGCGGCAAAGCTGCGGAAGCCGGTGCGACCGAAGCGAAGCTGACGCCGGAAGAGTTGGCTGCCGCCGATGAGATTTTGTCGGACACGACTTCTGCCGTGATGGAAACTCCAGAGAAGATGCCCGCTCCGGAATTCACTGTGGCGGAGCCTGACCCACAAGCGTGA
- a CDS encoding PDZ domain-containing protein, with translation MSETRQGYYHHPTVHNDQVVFICEDDLWSVSLAGGIPRRLTSNFGIVSFPRLSPDGKWLAFCGREEGQPDVYLMPAEGGEMRRLTFLGAVFKIAAWTHDGEAILFLSSHRQAIPMDQPLVYRVSRAGEYPQSFLNCPVRNIALNPNGPGLAIGRNNFDNARWKRYRGGTAGEIWIDHEGTGNFAKLNLPQGNPNGPLWIDNRIYFVSDHDGVGNLYSCTLSGSDLRRETAHRDFYVRHPSTDGRTIVYQAGADLFALDAVTREVRRLAIQWRSPLVQTQRKFSSAARYLENYHLHPKGHSIALTARGKMFSLAHWEGAPVQYGVREGARYRLVHWLHDGKRLLAISDQNNGEEKLVLFSGEPSQEPERILEAPPGRIQSLHTSPTSARAALTTSRLDLWLVDLESGAMRCLDQNDFSEITGVTFSPDGRWLAYRKALAEEMSAIFLCELESGAVHQVTRPVLYDFYPHFDPDGRYLYFLSTRILNPVNDNVQFAVSFPAASKPYLITLRKELTNPFVPSPAAPGEESAPKLDNSKGNGKEEKTSEAANGGEKTEQTGAAKEKPVEPMRIDLDGIQNRVVEFPVKEGIHRQVLGIKDKVVFTSFPIRGRADLGDSSASDDDDEKGTLWVYDFVTQKLEAIAYDVQSIQVANGGKTLSYRSGRRLRVLKAGEKPSDNSDGSATRKNGWLDLDRAKFSIEPRAEWRQMFREAWRLQREFFWTENMSGVDWQKVFERYYPLVERIATRSEFSDLIWEMQGELGTSHAYEAGGDYRYTPQYSIGRLGADLDYDAKNKRYVFTKIYRGDVWLKDGASPLCAPGLNISEGDALLAINGVALSATLTPGQLLANQAGQEVVLTVQSATPQSSPRHVTVKTLRDEFKVRYREWVERNARRVAEATGGKIGYLHIPDMSTEGLIEFHRYYLAQTNKAGLIVDVRYNGGGNVSEILLEKLIRRPLGYDVRRWGTPQPYPHHSLGGPIVAITNEFTASDGDIFCHSFKLLKIGPLIGKRTWGGVIGIDHRYNLVDGGRTTQPQYSFWFTDVHWRVENYGVDPDIVVDFDPASHLRGEDPQLERAIVEARRLLQEKGNDPPKFDGRPNLALPE, from the coding sequence ATGAGCGAGACTCGCCAGGGTTATTATCACCATCCCACCGTACATAACGACCAGGTGGTTTTTATCTGCGAAGATGATTTGTGGAGCGTCTCGCTGGCCGGCGGCATTCCGCGGCGTTTAACCAGCAATTTCGGCATCGTCAGCTTTCCACGTTTGTCGCCGGACGGCAAGTGGCTGGCGTTCTGCGGCCGCGAAGAGGGGCAGCCCGACGTCTACCTCATGCCGGCCGAAGGCGGCGAGATGCGACGCTTGACGTTTCTCGGCGCGGTTTTCAAAATTGCAGCCTGGACGCACGACGGCGAGGCGATTTTGTTTTTAAGCTCCCATCGCCAGGCGATCCCGATGGATCAACCCCTGGTCTATCGTGTCTCGCGCGCCGGCGAATATCCACAGAGTTTTCTCAACTGCCCGGTGCGCAATATCGCCTTGAACCCCAATGGCCCGGGCCTCGCCATCGGCCGCAACAATTTCGACAACGCCCGCTGGAAACGCTACCGCGGCGGCACCGCCGGGGAAATTTGGATTGATCACGAGGGCACGGGAAATTTTGCAAAATTGAATTTGCCACAGGGCAATCCCAACGGTCCGCTGTGGATTGATAACCGCATTTATTTTGTATCGGATCACGATGGCGTCGGCAATCTTTATTCATGCACGTTAAGCGGCAGCGATTTGCGCCGCGAAACCGCGCATCGGGATTTTTACGTGCGCCATCCCTCCACAGATGGGCGAACGATTGTTTATCAGGCTGGTGCGGATTTGTTTGCGCTCGATGCCGTCACGCGAGAGGTTCGCCGCCTGGCGATTCAATGGCGCAGCCCGCTGGTGCAAACCCAGCGCAAGTTTTCCTCGGCGGCGCGCTATTTGGAAAATTATCATCTGCATCCCAAAGGCCATTCGATTGCGCTGACGGCGCGCGGCAAAATGTTCAGCCTGGCGCATTGGGAAGGGGCGCCGGTGCAGTACGGCGTTCGCGAAGGCGCGCGCTATCGTCTCGTGCATTGGCTGCATGATGGCAAGCGCCTGCTTGCCATCAGCGATCAAAATAACGGTGAAGAAAAATTGGTGTTGTTTTCCGGCGAGCCCTCGCAAGAGCCGGAGCGCATTCTCGAGGCACCGCCGGGGCGGATTCAATCGCTGCACACCTCGCCGACTTCGGCGCGGGCGGCGCTGACCACCAGCCGGCTCGATCTGTGGCTGGTGGATTTGGAGTCCGGCGCCATGCGCTGTCTCGATCAGAACGATTTTTCCGAAATCACTGGCGTCACGTTTTCTCCCGACGGGCGCTGGCTGGCTTATCGCAAAGCCCTCGCCGAAGAAATGAGCGCGATTTTCCTGTGCGAGCTGGAATCCGGCGCGGTGCATCAAGTGACCCGGCCCGTCCTTTATGATTTTTATCCGCATTTCGACCCGGACGGGCGCTATCTTTATTTTCTCTCGACGCGAATTTTGAACCCGGTGAATGACAACGTGCAATTTGCCGTGAGTTTTCCGGCCGCGAGCAAGCCGTATTTGATTACGCTTCGCAAAGAATTGACGAATCCATTTGTGCCGTCGCCGGCGGCGCCCGGCGAAGAAAGCGCCCCCAAGCTCGATAACTCCAAAGGCAACGGCAAAGAAGAAAAAACTTCCGAAGCCGCCAATGGCGGAGAGAAAACAGAACAGACGGGCGCGGCAAAAGAAAAGCCGGTGGAGCCGATGCGCATCGATCTCGACGGCATCCAAAATCGCGTCGTTGAATTTCCGGTAAAAGAAGGCATTCACCGGCAGGTGCTCGGCATCAAAGATAAAGTCGTCTTCACGTCCTTTCCGATTCGCGGCCGCGCCGATTTGGGTGACTCTTCCGCCTCCGACGATGATGATGAAAAGGGCACGCTGTGGGTTTATGACTTCGTCACGCAAAAGCTCGAAGCGATCGCGTATGACGTGCAATCCATCCAAGTCGCCAATGGCGGCAAAACGTTGAGCTACCGCAGCGGCCGGCGGTTGCGGGTTTTAAAAGCGGGTGAAAAACCGAGCGACAACTCCGATGGCTCGGCAACGCGCAAAAACGGCTGGCTCGATCTCGACCGCGCCAAATTTTCCATCGAGCCGCGCGCCGAATGGCGGCAGATGTTCCGCGAAGCCTGGCGTTTGCAGCGCGAATTTTTCTGGACGGAAAACATGTCAGGCGTGGATTGGCAAAAAGTTTTTGAGCGCTATTATCCGCTCGTCGAGCGCATCGCCACCCGCTCGGAATTTTCGGATTTGATCTGGGAGATGCAGGGCGAGCTGGGCACCTCGCATGCCTACGAGGCCGGCGGCGATTATCGCTACACGCCGCAATATTCCATCGGCCGTCTCGGCGCGGATTTGGATTACGACGCCAAAAACAAGCGTTATGTTTTCACGAAAATTTATCGCGGTGATGTGTGGCTAAAGGATGGTGCCTCGCCGCTGTGTGCGCCGGGGCTAAATATTTCCGAGGGCGATGCGCTGCTGGCGATCAACGGCGTGGCGCTGAGCGCCACCCTCACGCCGGGCCAATTGCTGGCGAACCAAGCCGGCCAGGAAGTGGTGTTGACTGTGCAATCCGCGACGCCACAAAGTTCGCCACGCCACGTCACGGTAAAAACATTGCGCGATGAATTCAAAGTTCGCTACCGCGAATGGGTCGAGCGCAACGCGCGGCGGGTTGCTGAAGCGACCGGCGGCAAAATCGGCTATCTTCACATTCCCGACATGAGCACGGAGGGGTTGATCGAATTTCATCGCTACTATCTGGCGCAAACAAACAAGGCGGGGTTGATCGTCGACGTCCGTTACAACGGCGGCGGCAATGTGTCGGAAATTTTATTGGAGAAATTAATTCGCCGGCCGCTGGGTTACGATGTCCGGCGCTGGGGCACGCCGCAGCCCTATCCGCATCATTCGCTCGGCGGCCCGATTGTCGCGATCACCAACGAATTCACCGCCTCGGACGGCGATATTTTTTGCCACAGCTTCAAGCTGCTGAAAATCGGCCCGCTGATCGGCAAGCGCACCTGGGGCGGCGTCATCGGCATCGATCATCGTTATAACCTGGTTGACGGCGGCCGCACGACGCAGCCGCAATACTCATTCTGGTTCACCGACGTGCACTGGCGTGTGGAAAATTACGGCGTCGATCCGGACATCGTCGTGGATTTTGATCCCGCTTCGCATCTGCGCGGTGAAGATCCCCAATTGGAACGCGCGATTGTCGAAGCGCGGCGCCTGCTGCAAGAGAAGGGCAATGACCCGCCGAAGTTCGACGGTCGGCCAAATTTGGCGCTGCCGGAATAA